The following proteins are encoded in a genomic region of Micrococcaceae bacterium Sec5.8:
- a CDS encoding helix-turn-helix transcriptional regulator produces the protein MASASDEEQRIHCRLDELLAARDMTLTELSQRVGVSIVNLSVLKNDRARAIRFSTLTAICDVLDCAVGELLVVRP, from the coding sequence ATGGCTTCCGCGTCAGATGAAGAGCAGCGGATACATTGCAGGCTCGATGAGCTCCTCGCGGCCCGGGACATGACCCTGACCGAGCTGAGCCAGCGGGTAGGTGTCAGCATCGTTAACCTGTCTGTGCTGAAAAACGACCGGGCGCGTGCGATCCGCTTTTCCACGCTGACCGCGATCTGCGATGTTCTCGACTGTGCGGTCGGTGAATTGCTTGTGGTGCGCCCCTAG
- a CDS encoding alpha/beta hydrolase, whose amino-acid sequence MAVSFDDDAATSLVRVARDVDGRLRDEGVLRRGAVETALEDFSGGYADLFKEAASIETEDRGKLAAVLDNLAGQVEEAQQKAREERERQSRLADWREREAERESRRENFIGDIGTAVEGIFDPKPSETPVAPPTISAVFSPRQRNRTSGGGSSNGKSSAVPDHLRTFVAQARAGNTGMQQDLMQLGNAWVSFTSSCSWVLLGSNSFPGGFERLLGENEADAYWIEHIADAFAAAGGGSLSHGALDLAGTGLTPLSDQELLHVFSSLPAKELAAMLTASPALVSQLQMMNPAEIHSWWTGLNPQTGTETPFSTRQDLLLTKFPVVFGNLEGLPYKARDHANQTGLKGAVADVETQLAQIQALLDDTTGGYGGMPPMAAALRKSLTAVQKQLDVLRNIQDALKGPRGSAARRQLISLTQDNPPLAAVSVGDLDTAGSVTYAVPGMGTTAGDMTGWTKAAQNLQDLLPEGSAVVAWIGYETPPVPALENNINVGVLDVNRAVAGGQKLAGALGGLSAVRGESAPQLNIVAHSYGTTTAAVALTQPGITVDNLITLGSAGLPDNVHTAADLNAGHVYSGHARDKIPGETESGDQWAWTGRENSRDHHVNPIRPEFGSHAFGTDTGGDAGRAVADHNALMPADGEQVGYFDERTESLKNTAWAIKGEAEKITPYVPLGPTDLQKALLEGMSNAGR is encoded by the coding sequence TTGGCTGTTTCGTTTGACGATGATGCTGCCACGTCGTTGGTCAGGGTCGCCCGTGATGTGGATGGGCGGCTTCGTGATGAAGGTGTGTTGCGTCGTGGCGCGGTAGAGACTGCGCTGGAGGACTTCTCTGGTGGGTATGCGGACTTGTTCAAAGAGGCTGCGTCCATTGAGACTGAGGATCGCGGGAAGCTGGCCGCGGTGCTTGACAATCTTGCCGGGCAGGTCGAGGAAGCACAACAAAAAGCGCGGGAGGAACGTGAGCGCCAATCGCGGCTGGCGGATTGGCGGGAGCGGGAGGCCGAGCGTGAGAGCAGGCGCGAGAACTTCATTGGAGACATCGGCACCGCGGTAGAGGGCATCTTTGATCCAAAACCCTCTGAGACACCGGTCGCGCCTCCAACCATCTCGGCGGTCTTCTCTCCCCGCCAACGCAACCGCACCTCAGGCGGTGGGTCTTCGAACGGGAAAAGTTCTGCCGTTCCGGACCATCTACGCACGTTCGTGGCTCAGGCCAGAGCGGGTAACACAGGCATGCAGCAGGACCTCATGCAGCTGGGCAACGCATGGGTGTCATTCACCTCGTCGTGCTCCTGGGTTCTGCTCGGATCGAACTCGTTCCCTGGCGGTTTTGAGCGGCTCCTGGGCGAAAACGAGGCAGATGCTTATTGGATTGAACACATCGCTGATGCATTCGCCGCCGCCGGCGGAGGATCACTCTCACATGGTGCGCTCGATCTGGCCGGTACTGGTCTCACGCCGTTGAGCGACCAGGAGCTGTTGCATGTGTTCTCGTCCCTGCCCGCGAAGGAACTCGCCGCAATGCTGACGGCCTCTCCTGCGCTGGTCTCGCAGCTTCAGATGATGAACCCTGCCGAGATCCACTCGTGGTGGACGGGCCTGAACCCGCAAACCGGCACCGAAACCCCGTTCTCGACCCGGCAGGACCTCTTGCTGACAAAGTTCCCGGTGGTCTTCGGAAACCTGGAAGGACTACCGTACAAAGCCCGGGACCACGCAAACCAAACCGGACTCAAGGGGGCGGTAGCCGATGTGGAGACTCAACTCGCGCAAATACAGGCCCTCCTCGACGACACGACCGGGGGCTACGGCGGGATGCCCCCGATGGCGGCCGCGTTGAGAAAATCACTCACTGCCGTGCAGAAGCAACTCGACGTGCTGCGCAATATCCAAGACGCGCTCAAAGGTCCACGCGGTAGCGCAGCGAGGCGGCAATTGATCTCCCTGACCCAGGACAATCCTCCCTTGGCTGCGGTGTCGGTCGGTGATCTCGATACCGCTGGCAGTGTCACCTACGCGGTTCCGGGAATGGGGACCACCGCCGGCGACATGACAGGGTGGACCAAAGCTGCCCAAAACCTGCAGGACCTGCTTCCCGAGGGAAGCGCCGTGGTGGCCTGGATCGGGTACGAAACCCCGCCTGTGCCCGCACTGGAAAACAACATCAACGTCGGCGTTCTTGATGTGAATCGAGCAGTAGCGGGCGGACAGAAACTCGCCGGGGCCCTCGGTGGCCTGTCCGCAGTCCGCGGTGAGTCCGCGCCGCAACTCAATATTGTCGCTCACTCCTACGGCACAACCACCGCCGCGGTAGCCCTGACACAGCCGGGTATCACGGTGGATAACTTGATCACTCTCGGCTCAGCAGGCCTGCCCGACAACGTCCACACCGCAGCTGACCTCAACGCCGGACACGTATACTCCGGGCATGCGCGCGACAAGATACCTGGTGAAACCGAAAGCGGGGACCAGTGGGCCTGGACTGGCCGGGAAAACAGCCGCGACCACCACGTGAACCCGATTAGACCTGAGTTCGGTTCCCACGCTTTCGGCACCGACACCGGCGGCGACGCCGGGCGAGCCGTCGCCGACCACAACGCGCTCATGCCTGCGGACGGCGAACAGGTAGGGTATTTCGACGAAAGAACCGAATCCCTAAAAAACACGGCCTGGGCAATCAAGGGAGAAGCGGAGAAGATCACCCCGTATGTACCGCTGGGCCCGACGGATCTGCAGAAAGCTTTACTGGAAGGAATGTCCAATGCCGGCCGCTAA
- a CDS encoding DUF3592 domain-containing protein, which translates to MTSRRAAVKRRPKARVSLPRVVNLAVTVAVLCLGPVLIGVGNHLINVDEELTRTGTHASGTIVDFDDVTEASERRMEVDFFSADGTLHRTWAAVDHDQHPVIGEDVTVVYREQSPGNAVVLGFESDGVWFRGVGVVLTSIFGGLGVIAVGALLIGYLRKGKTARGRASDSFCGP; encoded by the coding sequence GTGACTTCTAGAAGAGCTGCCGTTAAGCGGCGACCGAAAGCGCGGGTGTCGCTGCCAAGGGTTGTGAACCTGGCGGTAACAGTTGCGGTCCTTTGCCTGGGGCCGGTATTGATCGGCGTCGGCAACCACCTGATCAATGTGGACGAGGAGCTGACGCGGACCGGGACGCACGCCAGCGGCACCATTGTCGACTTCGATGACGTCACCGAGGCATCGGAGCGCAGGATGGAAGTGGACTTTTTTTCCGCCGACGGGACGCTCCACCGCACCTGGGCGGCGGTGGACCACGACCAGCACCCCGTCATCGGTGAGGATGTCACCGTGGTGTACCGGGAGCAAAGCCCGGGCAACGCCGTGGTCCTCGGATTCGAAAGCGACGGCGTCTGGTTCCGCGGGGTAGGGGTGGTCCTGACCTCCATCTTCGGCGGGCTGGGCGTCATCGCAGTTGGTGCCCTCTTGATCGGCTACCTGAGGAAAGGCAAGACCGCAAGGGGACGGGCTTCAGATTCCTTCTGCGGCCCGTGA
- a CDS encoding type II toxin-antitoxin system prevent-host-death family antitoxin, which yields MAITTSEARRDLVRLIERVNVECAEVEITSKRGSAILVLKDEYDALVETSYPLSSPTKAHRLISALESVREVEPARHKRLEP from the coding sequence ATGGCCATAACAACGAGCGAGGCTCGCCGCGACCTTGTCCGTCTCATCGAGCGGGTCAACGTCGAGTGCGCCGAGGTGGAGATCACGTCAAAGCGTGGATCCGCGATCTTGGTGTTGAAGGATGAGTACGACGCATTGGTGGAAACAAGCTACCCGCTGAGCTCACCGACGAAGGCACACCGCCTCATCTCGGCTCTGGAATCCGTCCGCGAAGTCGAACCAGCCCGGCACAAGCGTTTAGAACCGTGA
- the ppsA gene encoding phosphoenolpyruvate synthase: protein MTTDILWFSELGLKDLDRVGGKNASLGEMVQNLTSAGVQVPDGFATTADAYRSFLADSGLDQRIADRLVGLDTDDVTALAAAGLEIRKLMRETPFLPDFESQIRASYQTLVDKHGGSDDLSWAVRSSATAEDLPDASFAGQQETFLNVRGIENILVAIKDVFASLYNDRAIAYRVHHKFEHAEVALSAGVQRMVRSDVGASGVMFTMDTESGFQDAVFVTSSYGLGEAVVQGAVNPDEFYVYKPALEAGRPAILKRGLGEKALQMTYTSNREIGHTIDFVPVEASLRNRFSLTDDDVEQLARHAVAIENHYGRPMDIEWGKDGIDGGLYILQARPETVQSRRTSGSLSRFRLNGSGKVLVEGRAIGQRIGAGSVRILTAIDQMAAFKTGDVLVADMTDPDWEPIMKRASAIVTNRGGRTCHAAIIARELGIPAVVGTGSATDVLSDGLEVTVSCADGETGVIYEGLLDFSVEETEITQLPEAPVKVMMNVGTPEQAFTFAQLPNHGVGLARLEFIINRQIGIHPKALLNLDEQPAEVLAEIRERIAAYESPRDYYIKRLAEGVATIAAAFAPEPVIVRMSDFKSNEYANLLGGPAYEPHEENPMIGFRGASRYLEPSFRDCFDLECEALSFVRNEMGLTNVKLMIPFVRTVDEASGVIDLLAENGLRRGENGLEVIMMCELPSNALLADEFLDYFDGFSIGSNDMTQLTLGLDRDSAIVAGSFDERDPAVKKLLSMAIKACKARGKYVGICGQGPSDHADFAEWLVEEGIDSVSLNPDTVVDTWIRLAGAASGAGVPDTADAAVS, encoded by the coding sequence ATGACGACAGACATCCTGTGGTTCTCAGAACTCGGCCTCAAGGACCTGGACCGGGTGGGCGGCAAAAACGCCTCCCTCGGCGAGATGGTGCAGAACCTGACCTCCGCCGGCGTCCAGGTACCGGATGGCTTCGCCACCACCGCAGACGCCTACCGCAGTTTCCTCGCCGATTCCGGCCTGGACCAGAGAATTGCCGACCGGCTGGTGGGCCTGGACACCGACGACGTGACGGCCCTGGCGGCAGCGGGCCTGGAAATCCGCAAGCTCATGCGCGAGACGCCCTTCCTGCCGGACTTCGAATCCCAGATCCGCGCCTCGTACCAGACGCTGGTGGACAAGCACGGCGGCTCCGATGACCTCTCCTGGGCCGTCCGGTCCAGCGCGACCGCCGAGGACCTGCCCGATGCGTCCTTCGCCGGGCAGCAGGAAACCTTCCTGAACGTCCGCGGCATCGAGAACATCCTGGTCGCCATCAAGGACGTCTTCGCGTCCCTCTACAACGACCGCGCCATCGCCTACCGCGTGCACCACAAATTCGAGCACGCCGAAGTGGCGCTCTCGGCGGGCGTCCAGCGCATGGTGCGTTCCGACGTCGGCGCCTCCGGGGTCATGTTCACCATGGACACCGAATCGGGGTTCCAGGACGCCGTCTTCGTCACGTCCTCCTACGGCCTTGGTGAGGCCGTTGTCCAGGGTGCGGTCAACCCCGACGAGTTCTACGTCTACAAGCCTGCCCTGGAAGCAGGCCGCCCTGCCATCCTCAAGCGCGGACTGGGCGAGAAAGCCCTCCAGATGACCTACACCAGCAACCGCGAAATCGGGCACACCATTGATTTCGTGCCGGTTGAGGCTTCGCTGCGGAACCGCTTCAGCCTCACCGACGACGACGTCGAGCAGCTCGCCCGGCACGCCGTCGCCATCGAAAACCATTACGGACGCCCCATGGACATTGAATGGGGCAAGGACGGGATCGACGGCGGCCTGTACATTCTGCAGGCCCGCCCGGAGACCGTCCAGTCCCGCCGAACCTCCGGGAGCCTGAGCCGGTTCCGCCTCAACGGCTCCGGCAAGGTCCTGGTCGAGGGCCGTGCGATCGGCCAGCGCATCGGCGCCGGCAGCGTGCGGATCCTCACCGCGATCGACCAGATGGCCGCCTTTAAGACCGGTGACGTCCTCGTCGCGGATATGACCGATCCGGACTGGGAACCGATCATGAAGCGCGCGTCGGCCATCGTGACCAACCGCGGCGGACGGACCTGCCACGCGGCGATCATCGCCCGTGAACTGGGGATCCCCGCCGTCGTCGGCACCGGGTCCGCCACGGACGTCCTCTCCGACGGGCTCGAGGTGACTGTTTCCTGCGCCGACGGCGAAACCGGCGTCATCTACGAGGGACTCCTGGACTTCAGCGTCGAGGAAACTGAAATCACCCAGCTGCCGGAGGCTCCGGTCAAGGTCATGATGAATGTTGGCACCCCCGAGCAGGCCTTCACCTTTGCCCAGCTGCCCAACCACGGCGTGGGCCTGGCCCGGCTGGAATTCATCATCAACCGGCAGATCGGGATCCACCCCAAGGCGCTGCTGAATCTGGACGAGCAGCCCGCCGAGGTGCTCGCAGAAATCCGGGAGCGGATCGCCGCCTACGAGAGCCCGCGCGACTACTACATCAAGCGTCTGGCCGAAGGGGTTGCAACCATCGCCGCCGCGTTCGCGCCGGAACCGGTGATTGTGCGGATGTCTGACTTCAAATCCAACGAGTACGCCAACCTCCTTGGCGGACCCGCCTATGAACCGCACGAGGAAAACCCGATGATCGGCTTCCGCGGCGCCTCACGGTATCTTGAACCGTCTTTCCGCGACTGCTTCGACCTGGAGTGCGAGGCCTTGTCCTTCGTGCGCAACGAGATGGGCCTGACCAACGTCAAGCTGATGATCCCGTTCGTGCGCACCGTGGACGAAGCCAGCGGTGTGATCGACCTGCTCGCGGAGAACGGTCTTCGCCGCGGCGAGAACGGCCTTGAGGTCATCATGATGTGCGAGCTTCCGTCCAACGCGCTGCTGGCCGATGAGTTCCTGGACTACTTCGATGGCTTCTCCATCGGCTCCAATGACATGACCCAGCTGACCCTGGGCCTTGACCGGGACTCCGCGATCGTGGCGGGCAGCTTCGACGAGCGCGACCCTGCCGTCAAGAAACTCCTGAGCATGGCCATTAAGGCATGCAAGGCGCGCGGCAAGTACGTGGGCATCTGCGGCCAGGGACCCAGCGACCACGCAGACTTCGCCGAGTGGCTGGTCGAGGAGGGCATCGACTCCGTCTCGCTGAACCCGGACACCGTGGTGGACACCTGGATCCGGCTCGCCGGGGCGGCTTCCGGTGCCGGCGTCCCGGACACCGCCGACGCAGCAGTCAGCTAG
- a CDS encoding pyruvate, water dikinase regulatory protein — MTNDAPRPVYFLSDSTGITAETLGNTLLTQFPENEFDRITVPFITTVDQARAVVRVIDNRAIGGLQPIVFSTAVGSDIRQTLGTCRGIIVDLIGTHVGQLELALGVDASGEPGRAHGLGNAARYQSRMAAVEYAMEHDDGQSLRALEKAQVILVAPSRCGKTPTTMYLALQHGIFAANFPLVDEDFEREGLPKPLRPFVSKCFGLTTNPLRLSQVRTERRRGSPYASLRQCGFELRSAERLYVQHGIPYLNSASVSVEEMAATILQKMNLKH; from the coding sequence ATGACCAATGACGCTCCCCGCCCGGTTTACTTCCTTTCGGACAGTACGGGCATCACCGCAGAAACACTCGGCAACACCTTGTTGACGCAGTTCCCGGAGAACGAATTTGATCGGATCACGGTCCCCTTCATCACCACGGTCGATCAGGCGCGCGCCGTCGTCCGGGTGATCGACAACCGTGCAATAGGCGGCCTGCAGCCGATTGTCTTCTCCACCGCCGTCGGCAGCGACATCCGCCAGACCCTGGGTACCTGCAGGGGCATCATCGTGGACCTCATCGGCACCCATGTTGGCCAGCTGGAGCTCGCCCTGGGCGTCGACGCCAGCGGCGAACCGGGCCGGGCGCACGGACTCGGCAACGCTGCCCGCTACCAGTCGCGGATGGCCGCGGTGGAATATGCCATGGAACACGACGACGGCCAGAGCCTGCGCGCGCTCGAAAAGGCCCAGGTGATCCTGGTTGCCCCGTCGCGCTGCGGCAAGACGCCCACCACCATGTATTTGGCGCTCCAGCACGGCATCTTCGCCGCGAACTTCCCGCTGGTGGACGAGGACTTTGAACGCGAAGGACTCCCCAAGCCGCTGCGGCCCTTCGTTTCAAAGTGTTTCGGCCTCACCACCAATCCTCTGCGCCTGAGCCAGGTCCGCACCGAACGCCGCCGCGGATCGCCCTACGCATCACTGCGCCAGTGCGGCTTTGAGCTGCGCAGCGCCGAACGGCTGTACGTCCAGCACGGAATCCCCTATCTGAATTCGGCCAGCGTCTCCGTCGAGGAAATGGCCGCCACCATTCTGCAGAAGATGAACCTCAAACACTGA
- a CDS encoding DUF4193 domain-containing protein, which produces MATDYDELRSDVKESQHNSLEALRSANSPDARSVVLELDEADTVDGVDLPGDFIAEELIVQVVPQADDEFTCYSCFLVRHRSQVARQTNGHAYCVDCEG; this is translated from the coding sequence GTGGCAACCGATTACGACGAACTTCGCTCCGACGTCAAAGAATCCCAGCACAACTCCCTGGAGGCGCTGCGTTCGGCCAACTCCCCTGACGCCCGCAGCGTGGTCCTGGAGCTGGACGAAGCAGACACAGTCGACGGGGTTGATCTTCCAGGGGACTTCATCGCCGAGGAACTGATCGTTCAGGTTGTGCCCCAAGCCGACGACGAGTTCACCTGCTACTCATGCTTTCTTGTCCGCCACCGCTCCCAAGTGGCCCGCCAAACGAACGGCCACGCCTACTGCGTCGACTGCGAAGGCTGA
- a CDS encoding zinc-binding alcohol dehydrogenase → MTNSNTPPAQHATAYWTVGPGKGELRRGDLPAAGPGEALVRTLYSGISKGTEMVVHNARVPDCVADRMAAPNQEGTFPSPVKFGYLSVGVVEDGPADWLGKTVFCLYPHQDRYIVPVEKLTVVPLDVPARRAVLTGTVETAVNGIWEAGPRLGDRVAVIGAGLVGGMVAKLLSTFPLGRLQLIDIDPAKEEFADALGVDFTHPDDALGDCDIVIHCSASEAGLARALQLAGDDSDIIEMSWYADRNASVPLGEDFHARRLSIRASQVGAVARARRHRRTNADRLQLAVSLLRDPGFEVFLTGTSPFAELPDVVQRLSDGRLDALCHVIEYPVSEDPATETTTEATR, encoded by the coding sequence ATGACTAACTCGAACACACCGCCGGCACAGCATGCCACCGCCTATTGGACCGTGGGCCCCGGGAAGGGCGAGCTCCGGCGCGGGGACCTGCCCGCCGCCGGCCCCGGTGAAGCACTGGTGCGGACGCTGTATTCGGGGATCAGCAAGGGCACCGAGATGGTGGTGCACAACGCCCGCGTGCCGGACTGCGTGGCGGATCGGATGGCCGCCCCGAACCAGGAGGGCACGTTCCCCTCGCCGGTGAAGTTCGGTTACCTCTCTGTAGGCGTCGTCGAGGACGGACCAGCCGACTGGCTGGGCAAGACTGTCTTCTGCCTGTACCCGCACCAGGACCGCTATATCGTTCCGGTGGAAAAGCTCACGGTGGTTCCCCTGGACGTGCCGGCCCGCCGCGCCGTGCTGACCGGCACGGTGGAAACGGCAGTCAACGGGATCTGGGAGGCCGGCCCCCGACTGGGCGACCGCGTCGCGGTAATCGGCGCCGGCCTCGTCGGCGGCATGGTGGCCAAACTCCTCAGCACCTTTCCGCTCGGCCGGCTGCAGCTGATCGACATCGACCCGGCCAAGGAGGAGTTCGCCGATGCGCTCGGCGTGGACTTCACCCACCCCGACGACGCCCTGGGGGACTGCGACATCGTGATCCACTGCTCCGCCTCGGAGGCAGGCCTGGCCCGCGCCCTGCAGCTCGCAGGCGACGACAGCGACATCATCGAAATGTCCTGGTACGCCGACCGCAACGCATCTGTGCCACTGGGCGAGGACTTCCATGCGCGCCGGTTGTCCATCCGCGCCAGCCAGGTGGGCGCCGTGGCCCGGGCCCGCCGCCACCGCCGCACCAACGCCGACCGGCTTCAGCTCGCCGTGTCCCTGCTGCGCGATCCGGGGTTCGAGGTTTTCCTCACCGGTACGTCCCCGTTCGCCGAGCTTCCCGACGTCGTCCAGCGGCTCTCCGACGGCCGCCTGGACGCGCTCTGCCACGTCATCGAGTACCCGGTGAGCGAAGACCCCGCCACCGAAACCACCACAGAAGCCACGAGGTAA
- a CDS encoding DUF5336 domain-containing protein, with protein sequence MPETADQPVAVRATAFVRPSRWLHRPVRLVRYDAHWSDSRVDFDVSLSKMMYRGFPADFAAIDESVNAHCPEVGTGQWVDDFGRVVEGPTEINPNPPGNRGGERRKYGVSRYESNPKVKRVWRLGRGVAGLGIGVFLLTGPASHGIGGFVGLLFVIGGLASLAGLIPGKHRPW encoded by the coding sequence ATGCCCGAAACCGCAGATCAGCCTGTCGCCGTGCGCGCGACGGCTTTCGTCCGACCCTCAAGGTGGCTGCACCGCCCGGTGCGCTTGGTCCGCTACGACGCCCACTGGTCAGATAGTCGCGTGGACTTCGATGTGAGCCTCTCGAAGATGATGTACCGGGGATTCCCAGCGGACTTCGCAGCCATCGACGAGAGCGTGAACGCCCACTGCCCGGAAGTAGGGACCGGCCAATGGGTGGACGACTTCGGCCGGGTCGTCGAGGGTCCCACTGAGATTAATCCGAACCCGCCAGGAAACCGCGGAGGAGAGCGGCGGAAGTATGGGGTTTCGAGATACGAGTCGAACCCGAAGGTGAAGCGCGTGTGGCGTCTCGGCCGCGGAGTAGCCGGCCTCGGAATCGGCGTTTTTCTCCTCACCGGACCGGCAAGTCACGGGATCGGCGGTTTCGTGGGACTTCTATTCGTGATCGGCGGCTTGGCTTCGCTCGCGGGCTTGATCCCTGGTAAACACCGGCCATGGTGA
- a CDS encoding nucleoside deaminase, producing MTSPEPRHAEWMGLALVEARAALTTADVPIGAVVVGPDGSVLGCGRNEREALGDPTAHAEMVAIRAAAARLKQLSARNGTAGDGWRLADCTLVVTLEPCAMCAGAVVLARIPRVVFGAWDEKAGAAGSVFDVLRERRLNHWVEVYGGVRERECAALLREFFAVHRGP from the coding sequence ATGACTTCCCCCGAGCCCCGCCATGCTGAATGGATGGGCCTGGCCCTCGTCGAGGCCCGTGCCGCCCTCACGACGGCGGACGTGCCGATCGGCGCCGTCGTCGTGGGCCCTGACGGTTCGGTGCTCGGCTGCGGGCGCAACGAACGCGAGGCACTCGGGGACCCGACGGCGCACGCTGAGATGGTGGCCATCCGCGCGGCCGCTGCGCGGCTGAAGCAGCTCAGCGCCCGGAACGGGACCGCCGGCGACGGCTGGCGCTTGGCAGACTGCACCCTGGTGGTGACGCTGGAGCCCTGCGCCATGTGCGCCGGGGCCGTGGTACTGGCCCGGATTCCACGGGTGGTATTCGGGGCCTGGGACGAGAAGGCGGGGGCAGCGGGCTCAGTGTTCGACGTCCTCCGCGAGCGCCGGCTGAACCACTGGGTGGAAGTGTACGGCGGAGTCCGGGAACGGGAGTGCGCGGCACTGTTGCGCGAGTTCTTTGCCGTGCACCGCGGCCCCTGA
- a CDS encoding 6-carboxytetrahydropterin synthase — translation MFSLTVRRNFMIAHSLPRPAFGPAQGMHGATFVTEVTFRRRTLNEDSIVLDIGEAGEVLDAILEGLNYKNLDEHPDFTARLSTTEALAQYIADAVAARIRTGVDGQELAGLDVTLRETPDAWASYSLDFEAH, via the coding sequence GTGTTCAGCTTGACCGTCCGCCGCAACTTCATGATCGCCCACAGCCTCCCGCGCCCCGCTTTCGGCCCGGCCCAGGGCATGCACGGCGCCACCTTCGTCACGGAAGTGACCTTCCGACGCCGGACGCTGAACGAGGATTCGATCGTCCTGGACATCGGCGAGGCCGGGGAGGTGCTCGACGCCATCCTGGAAGGTCTGAACTATAAGAACCTCGACGAGCACCCGGACTTTACGGCCCGGCTCAGCACCACCGAGGCCCTCGCCCAGTACATCGCCGACGCCGTCGCCGCCAGGATCCGCACGGGCGTGGACGGGCAGGAACTGGCGGGACTGGACGTCACTTTGCGCGAGACGCCCGACGCGTGGGCGAGCTACTCGCTCGACTTCGAGGCCCACTAG
- a CDS encoding DUF4232 domain-containing protein, protein MTAQRFTSKLLLTTAAAAAALVLAGCGTGTPQSQTSSTQTSSTPAPSAAVSSAAAPTSQPAETPTSAAPATSAPAAAVSTPAAGPALCKTAGLTAATDATGGGAAGSVYIQLILTNSGTEPCLLKGFAGVSLTAGPNGEPIGAPAARDASTPAAGVLLAPGQGGTATLRYTQARNYADCTVVPAAGFRIYPPEDTASLFIAEPHDACSNAGTNVLSIRAFSAQ, encoded by the coding sequence ATGACGGCTCAGCGATTCACCTCCAAACTGCTCCTGACGACGGCGGCAGCCGCGGCAGCACTCGTCCTCGCCGGTTGCGGCACGGGCACCCCGCAATCCCAGACCTCCAGCACGCAGACCTCCAGCACACCGGCGCCCAGCGCCGCGGTGTCCTCGGCCGCGGCCCCCACCAGCCAGCCCGCGGAGACCCCCACGAGCGCCGCCCCCGCCACATCGGCGCCGGCAGCGGCGGTCTCCACGCCGGCCGCCGGTCCTGCGCTGTGCAAAACTGCCGGCCTGACCGCCGCCACCGATGCCACCGGCGGCGGCGCGGCCGGCAGCGTCTACATCCAGCTGATCCTGACGAATTCCGGCACCGAGCCTTGCCTGCTGAAGGGCTTCGCCGGGGTCTCGCTCACCGCGGGCCCGAACGGCGAACCGATCGGCGCCCCCGCTGCGAGGGACGCATCCACCCCCGCCGCCGGCGTGCTGCTCGCCCCCGGCCAGGGCGGAACTGCCACGCTGCGCTATACCCAGGCCCGCAACTACGCCGACTGCACGGTGGTCCCCGCGGCCGGGTTCCGGATTTACCCGCCGGAGGACACCGCATCCTTGTTCATCGCCGAACCGCATGACGCCTGCAGCAACGCCGGCACCAATGTACTGAGCATCCGGGCGTTCTCGGCCCAGTAA
- a CDS encoding YcnI family protein, whose product MLAGMSGASAHVGVTPDKTDANSYALLTFGIPHGCDESGTTKVTITLPAELNDAQPTVNPNWTAAKVTEQLPEPKKLADGTSITKRTSQIIYTAKAPLEPSLRDALVLSVKLPDAAGQTLYFPTLQNCEVGQTDWSQLPAEGQDPHSLKVPAPAVTVTAAAAADGHGAHAAGAPDATPEAVQAAAVTDDGAQARSWAGLVAGVGGLALGGLALARNRSNSVPSRASAPFSAPKD is encoded by the coding sequence ATGCTTGCCGGCATGTCCGGCGCATCGGCCCACGTAGGCGTCACCCCGGATAAAACCGACGCGAACTCCTACGCCCTGCTGACTTTCGGCATACCGCATGGCTGCGATGAATCCGGCACCACCAAAGTGACCATCACCCTGCCTGCCGAGCTCAACGACGCGCAGCCAACCGTCAACCCCAACTGGACGGCAGCGAAGGTCACAGAGCAATTGCCCGAGCCGAAGAAGCTTGCCGATGGCACGTCCATCACCAAGCGGACCAGCCAGATTATCTATACGGCCAAGGCACCGCTGGAGCCCTCCCTCCGCGACGCCCTGGTGCTCTCGGTGAAACTGCCCGACGCCGCAGGGCAAACGCTGTACTTCCCCACGCTGCAGAACTGCGAGGTGGGCCAGACCGACTGGTCGCAGCTCCCCGCCGAAGGGCAGGACCCGCACTCGCTCAAGGTACCGGCACCAGCCGTAACGGTCACCGCGGCCGCCGCGGCGGACGGACACGGCGCCCATGCTGCGGGCGCCCCGGACGCCACCCCGGAGGCAGTCCAGGCCGCCGCAGTGACGGACGACGGCGCCCAGGCCCGCAGCTGGGCCGGTTTGGTGGCCGGCGTCGGGGGCCTGGCTCTCGGCGGCCTCGCCCTGGCACGCAACCGGAGCAACTCCGTTCCGTCCCGCGCCTCGGCTCCCTTCTCCGCGCCCAAGGACTAG